The Sinorhizobium meliloti genome includes a window with the following:
- a CDS encoding LuxR C-terminal-related transcriptional regulator: protein MNASGVALIADDDEFFRIALGFILKSKLRFTEIIETGSLDEAIERLSEREDVSLALFDLAMPGMQSVASLAAVRDVHPDLKVAVVSASSRRSDILSALTAGINGYVPKGLGATDLAEAVRAILNGSVYVPPSIAGRASPSEAETPAPGGGVQNERHRTIEFLTPRQREVLQLLVQGFSNKEIARKLKLGEGTVKIHMAALFRSLRVRNRQEAAAAGARLLPMTENRQ, encoded by the coding sequence ATGAATGCCTCAGGCGTCGCACTTATTGCCGATGACGATGAATTCTTCAGGATTGCGCTTGGCTTCATTTTGAAGAGCAAATTGCGCTTTACCGAGATTATCGAGACTGGGTCACTCGACGAGGCAATCGAGAGGCTTTCCGAACGCGAAGACGTCTCGCTGGCACTATTCGACCTGGCGATGCCGGGCATGCAAAGCGTTGCCAGCCTTGCTGCCGTGCGCGACGTCCACCCGGATTTGAAAGTCGCGGTCGTTTCGGCATCGTCGCGTCGATCGGATATCCTCTCCGCCCTGACGGCAGGCATAAACGGTTATGTCCCCAAGGGGCTCGGCGCGACCGATCTCGCCGAGGCGGTTCGCGCCATTCTCAACGGATCCGTCTATGTCCCGCCCTCCATCGCAGGCCGCGCCTCCCCTTCCGAGGCAGAGACGCCCGCGCCTGGCGGGGGCGTCCAGAACGAACGCCACCGTACGATCGAATTCCTCACGCCGAGGCAGCGCGAAGTCTTGCAGCTCCTTGTACAGGGCTTCTCGAACAAGGAAATCGCACGCAAGCTGAAACTCGGCGAAGGCACCGTGAAGATCCACATGGCAGCACTATTCCGAAGCCTGCGGGTCAGGAACCGCCAGGAGGCGGCCGCAGCCGGAGCACGTCTTTTGCCGATGACCGAAAACCGACAATAG
- a CDS encoding chemotaxis protein CheW: MKTPCRPAARPLDWTAVRSRMAAAIEQTEALLEAAQQDSEAQYEQRSPRVAVDVSAGQSEEQAVGLVIFVLADRHFALEIRYVCEIVSRARVSPLPGMPPHACGVYDLRGQLLPVFDLRGPLDLPQEARIADDWAIVCGQERPEFLILSEAAPEISTLPLEEIRAAEPAPGKPWHWAATKIGAVILDGRRLLDDRRFFLEDEQITASDETERTEFHESPTSE, from the coding sequence ATGAAGACACCTTGCCGTCCCGCCGCGCGTCCGCTCGACTGGACCGCCGTCAGAAGCCGTATGGCAGCCGCGATAGAACAGACGGAGGCGCTTCTGGAAGCGGCACAACAGGATTCGGAAGCGCAATACGAGCAACGATCACCCCGTGTGGCCGTTGACGTATCCGCCGGGCAAAGCGAAGAACAGGCCGTCGGTCTTGTGATCTTCGTCCTGGCGGATCGCCACTTTGCCTTGGAGATCCGCTACGTTTGCGAAATCGTTTCGAGGGCACGCGTCAGCCCGCTCCCCGGAATGCCCCCGCATGCCTGTGGCGTTTACGACCTGCGCGGTCAACTGCTTCCCGTGTTCGATCTGCGCGGACCGCTCGATCTCCCGCAAGAGGCCCGTATCGCCGACGACTGGGCGATCGTGTGCGGGCAGGAACGGCCCGAATTCCTGATACTTTCCGAAGCCGCCCCAGAAATATCGACGCTGCCGCTGGAGGAAATCCGAGCAGCGGAGCCCGCTCCAGGCAAACCATGGCATTGGGCGGCGACGAAAATCGGGGCGGTCATTCTCGACGGCCGCCGCCTTTTGGATGACCGCCGCTTCTTTCTTGAGGATGAGCAGATCACCGCCAGCGACGAGACGGAAAGGACCGAGTTCCATGAGTCCCCGACCAGCGAATAG
- a CDS encoding methyl-accepting chemotaxis protein, translating into MSPRPANSLYGALGLAMLLFLAASALLVGSSFIALERVRADLAATSSLGKERLAYQMIYTASHLERAEGPARAAATDELRRLMARNERLLASLANSEEGIGLAAANDPAALTQLEQARQQWLDEVRPGLESVMASAPRSRGALDELDPVIRAFAARLDGLISRIEQAGVTRLQRSQLLQFGFSALALLLLLHVLRVVRRLARRTRALAVLAEKVSAGDLAQKASVEGSDELAVLGDSFNAMTARLAGMIDNERGSRERLEKLLATISETAQHLSSSAAEILAGTTQQVEGMREQSSAVAQTVTSVDEVLQTSEQAAQRAQHVAASYDNAVKISNEGRRALDDTVQVMNAVSARTETIAADILSLAENSLEIGEIVSVVAEIADQTNLLALNAAIEASRAGEHGRGFNVVASEIRTLADQSKSATTRVRRILMEIQKSTNSAVIGAEDGSKSVSRALETVSEAGETIRQLEAIVADSARSVAQIAASAGQQRAGMKQIHEAMHYIEQTSSQNLSAIRQAEEAAKDLNELGSRLKEMLTDHGNEHDNT; encoded by the coding sequence ATGAGTCCCCGACCAGCGAATAGCCTCTATGGCGCATTGGGGTTGGCAATGCTCCTATTCCTGGCAGCATCGGCGCTGCTTGTCGGGTCCAGCTTCATTGCTCTGGAACGCGTGCGGGCCGATCTCGCGGCAACGTCCTCGCTTGGCAAGGAACGGCTCGCCTACCAGATGATCTACACGGCCAGTCACCTGGAACGAGCGGAGGGTCCGGCTCGGGCCGCTGCTACCGATGAGCTGCGCCGGTTGATGGCTCGCAATGAGCGGCTTCTTGCGAGCCTGGCGAATAGCGAAGAAGGGATCGGTCTGGCGGCGGCGAACGATCCTGCTGCTCTCACGCAGCTTGAGCAAGCCCGCCAACAATGGCTGGATGAAGTCAGGCCCGGTCTGGAAAGCGTTATGGCCAGCGCACCGCGCAGTCGCGGCGCACTGGACGAGCTGGATCCCGTGATCAGAGCGTTTGCGGCGCGTCTGGACGGATTGATCAGCCGCATCGAACAGGCCGGAGTGACCCGGCTCCAGCGCTCCCAATTGCTGCAGTTTGGTTTTTCGGCACTCGCCCTGCTGCTGCTCCTTCACGTGCTGCGGGTCGTGCGCCGTCTGGCCCGCCGCACGCGCGCGCTCGCGGTCCTGGCGGAAAAGGTCAGCGCCGGCGACCTGGCGCAGAAGGCATCCGTGGAGGGCAGCGACGAGCTCGCGGTTCTCGGCGACTCCTTCAACGCGATGACCGCAAGGCTTGCCGGTATGATCGACAACGAGCGGGGCAGCAGGGAGCGGCTCGAGAAGTTGCTCGCCACGATTTCTGAAACGGCGCAACACCTCTCATCGTCAGCTGCCGAAATTCTCGCCGGCACCACGCAGCAGGTCGAAGGCATGCGCGAGCAGTCCTCGGCCGTTGCCCAGACGGTCACGAGCGTCGACGAGGTATTGCAGACGTCGGAACAGGCAGCACAGCGCGCGCAGCACGTTGCCGCCTCCTACGACAACGCCGTCAAGATCAGCAATGAGGGCCGCAGAGCGCTCGACGACACGGTGCAGGTGATGAATGCCGTTAGTGCCCGGACGGAGACGATCGCTGCGGATATTCTGTCGCTTGCGGAAAACAGCCTCGAAATCGGCGAAATCGTCTCGGTCGTTGCCGAGATCGCGGACCAGACGAACCTCCTGGCATTGAATGCTGCGATCGAGGCATCGCGTGCCGGCGAACACGGCAGGGGCTTCAATGTTGTCGCCAGCGAGATCCGGACGCTTGCCGACCAGTCGAAATCTGCGACCACCAGGGTCCGCCGCATCCTCATGGAAATTCAAAAATCGACAAACTCCGCGGTGATCGGCGCCGAGGATGGATCCAAGAGCGTCAGCCGTGCGCTCGAGACGGTCAGCGAAGCGGGCGAAACCATTCGGCAACTCGAGGCAATCGTCGCCGATTCCGCGCGATCGGTCGCTCAAATCGCCGCCTCGGCTGGTCAGCAACGCGCCGGAATGAAGCAGATTCACGAAGCGATGCATTACATCGAACAGACCAGCAGCCAGAACCTCTCGGCGATACGCCAGGCAGAGGAGGCCGCAAAAGATCTGAATGAACTCGGCTCGAGGCTGAAGGAAATGCTCACCGACCACGGCAACGAACATGATAACACCTGA
- a CDS encoding hybrid sensor histidine kinase/response regulator, translating to MITPEELDPGLLTMFTQEVRERASEMENAVLAIEASGDADRKRHLQEQLLRVAHSLKGAAGLLQVRGVETICHWMEEILSIAANVGLVLERSRLDLLLSAADAIRDAANLLESGEIPSPAHGQDVVEKLKAVATAGCDDGLKEAHHHPPMAEPGIAIRATDTDGSMRVSAARLDALLYRSGEMLTFNAVMRRHAEQASSLREEARKMRAPGSDPTGQVASVEGGLRQLAAFLRQDVRLMQSAVTALDEEIRLARTQPFAEACKGLGRIVRDVAAASGKRAELEISGGELEVDRSIVSALQDSLRHLVRNAVAHGIQTPEERRTAGRPEKGRILVSAAMRGNRMEVRVEDDGRGLNLALLSAATGESTHGKQAEADILRRVFEPGVSTSATVTSLSGRGIGLDIVKRNVEKLRGAIDVSQVPTGGAAFTLTLPLTLATVRVLEVLAGGHVFTIDTTSVQRVIRIDRGDFTLIEGRNFVRTPAGPMPFVDVSLWLRLQPNRSPASETTPAVVVDSPSGSTAVLVDEITGEQELLARSLGPRLANVRRYSGGMVLPDGRIALLLNVAALAEAAAEVRPRNEVVARRSVAAARRKVLVVDDSKYVRTLVKLILEGAGYDVTMATDGTEALKQLRDHGADVVVADVDMPSMNGFELTRAIRQSDRFTGTPVVLVTGRESLEDKVKGLRAGANAYLRKDQFDAHDFLETMRQVV from the coding sequence ATGATAACACCTGAAGAACTCGACCCCGGCTTATTGACCATGTTCACTCAAGAAGTGCGGGAACGTGCGTCGGAGATGGAGAACGCCGTGCTCGCAATTGAGGCGTCCGGCGACGCAGATCGGAAACGGCATCTGCAGGAACAGCTTCTAAGAGTGGCGCATAGCCTCAAGGGTGCCGCCGGCCTGCTTCAGGTGCGCGGCGTCGAAACGATTTGTCACTGGATGGAGGAAATTCTCTCGATCGCTGCGAATGTAGGGCTTGTTCTCGAACGATCGAGGCTTGACCTGCTACTGTCGGCTGCGGACGCAATCAGGGACGCGGCCAATCTGCTTGAGAGCGGCGAAATCCCCTCTCCCGCGCATGGCCAGGACGTGGTCGAAAAGCTGAAGGCCGTCGCAACCGCGGGTTGCGATGACGGCTTGAAAGAAGCGCACCACCATCCGCCCATGGCGGAACCGGGGATCGCCATTCGCGCCACCGACACCGACGGGTCCATGCGCGTCTCAGCCGCGCGCCTGGATGCACTCCTTTACAGGAGCGGTGAGATGTTGACCTTCAATGCCGTCATGCGGCGTCATGCCGAACAGGCCTCTTCGCTGCGCGAGGAAGCAAGGAAAATGCGCGCACCGGGTTCTGATCCCACCGGACAGGTGGCGAGCGTCGAAGGCGGCCTGCGTCAGCTCGCAGCATTCCTCCGCCAGGACGTTCGCCTGATGCAAAGTGCCGTGACCGCACTCGACGAGGAGATCAGACTTGCGCGCACGCAGCCCTTTGCAGAGGCCTGCAAGGGTCTGGGCCGCATCGTCCGGGACGTGGCGGCGGCATCGGGCAAACGCGCAGAGCTGGAGATCAGCGGCGGAGAGTTAGAGGTCGATCGCTCCATTGTTTCAGCGCTGCAGGATTCGCTTCGCCACCTCGTCCGCAACGCGGTTGCGCATGGAATCCAGACGCCGGAGGAGCGTCGGACGGCAGGACGGCCGGAAAAGGGCAGGATTCTGGTTTCGGCCGCGATGCGCGGAAACCGGATGGAGGTTCGCGTCGAAGACGACGGCCGCGGCCTGAATTTGGCTTTGCTGAGTGCGGCGACAGGCGAAAGCACACATGGCAAGCAGGCCGAAGCGGATATCCTGCGGCGTGTCTTCGAGCCGGGCGTCTCCACCTCGGCGACCGTCACCAGCCTCTCAGGGCGAGGTATAGGTCTCGATATCGTGAAAAGGAATGTGGAAAAGCTACGCGGCGCGATCGACGTATCGCAGGTACCTACCGGCGGTGCTGCCTTCACCCTCACCCTGCCTTTGACCCTTGCAACGGTTCGCGTTCTGGAAGTTCTTGCAGGAGGACATGTGTTCACGATCGACACCACGTCCGTCCAGCGCGTTATCCGGATCGACCGGGGGGACTTCACGCTGATAGAGGGCAGGAATTTCGTCCGTACCCCCGCAGGTCCGATGCCCTTCGTCGATGTTTCACTCTGGCTCCGCCTCCAGCCGAATCGCAGTCCTGCGAGCGAAACGACGCCGGCAGTGGTCGTCGACTCGCCGAGCGGGTCCACGGCAGTGCTCGTCGACGAAATCACCGGGGAACAGGAATTGCTCGCACGATCGCTCGGTCCGCGCCTGGCAAATGTCCGGCGTTACAGCGGTGGCATGGTGCTCCCGGACGGGCGCATCGCCCTCCTTCTGAACGTCGCAGCTCTCGCGGAAGCTGCCGCCGAGGTGCGGCCTCGCAACGAGGTCGTCGCGCGCCGGAGCGTTGCGGCCGCTCGTCGGAAGGTCCTTGTCGTCGACGATTCGAAATATGTGCGAACATTGGTGAAGCTCATACTGGAAGGCGCAGGATACGATGTGACGATGGCGACCGACGGCACGGAAGCGTTAAAGCAGCTTCGCGACCATGGAGCCGACGTCGTCGTAGCCGACGTCGACATGCCGTCGATGAACGGCTTCGAGCTCACCCGGGCCATTCGCCAGTCGGACCGCTTTACCGGCACGCCCGTCGTACTCGTCACCGGGCGGGAATCCCTGGAGGACAAGGTGAAAGGACTGCGCGCAGGCGCAAACGCCTATCTGAGGAAGGATCAGTTCGATGCGCACGACTTCCTGGAAACAATGCGGCAGGTCGTTTGA
- a CDS encoding type II secretion system F family protein → MNLGVHIPDPEQLAAIMAGFSAFSAVVVVSWPYVFRDTLSDRMRRVEGERERIRQRERARLEEKSRVSLRVEPKRLFQAIVDRFRLAKQAEDGEIVRKLSMAGYRGHAAVTAFLAFRLIAPVAIFAACLLYILLVVRPEAPLLLVVAMAAAMGALGYFSPAIFVRNRITKRQQSIRRSWPEALDLLLITVEAGMGIESAFRKVGEEIGTQSPETAEEILLTTAELSYLQDRRQAFENLGQRTGVEGVRAVVTSLIQAEKYGTPLGQALRVMAQENRDMRMSEAEKRAAALPPKLTVPMILFFLPVLFAVIITPAVIQIMST, encoded by the coding sequence ATGAACCTTGGCGTCCATATCCCCGATCCGGAACAGTTGGCGGCTATAATGGCCGGCTTCTCCGCCTTTTCAGCGGTCGTGGTCGTTTCCTGGCCTTACGTCTTCCGGGACACGCTGTCAGACCGTATGCGAAGGGTGGAGGGCGAACGCGAGCGTATCCGCCAGCGCGAACGCGCCCGGCTGGAAGAGAAGAGCAGGGTATCCTTGCGTGTGGAACCCAAGCGCCTCTTTCAGGCGATCGTCGACCGCTTCCGTCTTGCCAAGCAGGCGGAGGACGGCGAGATCGTGCGCAAGTTGAGCATGGCGGGTTATAGGGGCCATGCCGCCGTGACCGCCTTCCTTGCTTTCCGGCTGATTGCGCCGGTTGCCATCTTCGCGGCCTGCTTGCTTTATATCCTGCTGGTGGTTCGCCCGGAGGCACCGCTGCTTCTGGTGGTGGCGATGGCCGCCGCCATGGGCGCGCTCGGATATTTCTCTCCGGCGATCTTCGTCAGGAACAGGATCACCAAGCGGCAGCAGTCTATCCGGCGTTCCTGGCCGGAGGCGCTGGACCTTCTGTTGATTACCGTCGAAGCCGGCATGGGGATCGAAAGCGCCTTCCGAAAGGTTGGGGAGGAGATCGGCACGCAATCGCCGGAAACTGCGGAGGAGATCCTGCTGACGACTGCGGAGCTTTCCTACCTGCAGGACCGGCGGCAAGCCTTCGAGAATCTAGGGCAGAGAACCGGCGTGGAGGGCGTGCGCGCCGTCGTGACCAGCCTCATCCAGGCGGAGAAATACGGCACGCCGCTCGGTCAGGCGCTGCGCGTGATGGCACAGGAGAACCGGGACATGCGCATGAGCGAGGCCGAGAAAAGAGCGGCTGCCCTTCCGCCCAAGCTCACCGTGCCGATGATCCTGTTCTTCCTGCCGGTCCTCTTCGCGGTGATCATCACACCGGCGGTCATTCAGATCATGAGCACCTAG
- a CDS encoding chemotaxis protein CheB: protein MVRILLATSTVELEDLVRRAIEGDASAELVLIARSGREAVRMTGELLPDIVAVELCPSGDDSAETVREIMIAAPTPVVMLSHRDGSQLGTISARALEAGALAVIPAPAAHGMPLEQPAIEKFLSTIKAMSQVKVVRQWRQKVRGDRAAKDQPPAARTPIGIVGIAASTGGPAAIRAILKDISADLPVPILIVQHMSNGFIDGVAASLNATVPLTVKVARNGELLKPGTVYLAPDNCQLGVSGRSRLRVSDDAPVNGFKPSGSYLFGSIARAFKGESLAVVLTGMGDDGTEGLRALRMAGGKAIAQDEKSSVVFGMPKSAIGAGLVDLVLPLESIAENITAIARGRSEPEGETRT from the coding sequence ATGGTACGCATTCTTCTCGCGACATCGACAGTCGAGCTCGAGGATCTCGTAAGGAGGGCTATCGAGGGGGACGCCTCAGCGGAGCTCGTACTGATCGCAAGAAGCGGGAGAGAAGCCGTTAGAATGACCGGCGAACTCTTGCCGGACATTGTCGCCGTGGAGCTCTGCCCCTCCGGGGATGACAGCGCAGAAACGGTCAGGGAGATAATGATCGCGGCACCGACACCGGTCGTAATGCTCTCCCATCGGGACGGCTCGCAGCTCGGGACCATATCGGCGCGGGCACTCGAAGCGGGCGCTCTCGCGGTCATCCCGGCGCCGGCCGCGCACGGCATGCCGCTCGAACAACCGGCCATCGAAAAGTTCCTCTCGACGATCAAGGCCATGTCGCAGGTAAAGGTCGTCCGGCAATGGCGCCAGAAGGTCCGCGGAGATCGCGCGGCTAAAGACCAACCGCCAGCGGCAAGGACGCCGATCGGAATCGTGGGGATCGCGGCCTCGACCGGTGGGCCGGCGGCGATCCGTGCGATACTGAAAGACATCTCAGCCGATCTCCCGGTGCCGATCCTCATCGTCCAGCACATGTCGAACGGCTTCATCGACGGCGTTGCCGCCTCTCTCAACGCGACCGTGCCGCTCACGGTGAAGGTCGCCAGGAATGGAGAGCTTCTCAAACCCGGCACGGTCTACCTAGCGCCGGACAACTGTCAGCTCGGCGTCTCGGGCAGGTCACGCCTACGCGTCTCGGACGATGCTCCCGTCAACGGCTTCAAACCGTCCGGATCCTACCTCTTCGGCTCGATCGCGCGTGCCTTCAAGGGAGAGTCCCTCGCAGTCGTCCTGACCGGAATGGGCGATGACGGAACCGAGGGGCTTCGGGCACTGCGCATGGCGGGCGGCAAGGCAATCGCGCAGGATGAGAAGAGCTCGGTCGTCTTCGGCATGCCGAAGTCGGCGATCGGTGCCGGTCTCGTGGACCTGGTGCTGCCGCTGGAAAGCATAGCCGAGAACATCACCGCCATCGCCCGGGGGCGGAGCGAACCGGAAGGGGAAACGAGGACATGA
- a CDS encoding type II secretion system F family protein — MATSLLFPVFVFLLASTSIGGMMVAAFYPRVSKASAYRQRFERISARAEDKRSEPAETDGRDRRRSVEKTLREIEEKRQANARKGKVTLSARLRQSGLHWSRKAYFLVCAGATLATWVVMLLLLGLGALVSVGFAIAGGLLLPHLYVNMKRNARFTRFAAEFPNAVDVIVRGLKAGLPMPDCLRVIAMEAQEPVKGEFLAIVQDQTLGIPVDEAVKRMSERMPLAEANFFAIVVAIQSRTGGSLSEALGNLSKVLRERKKMKGKIKAMSSEAKSSAGIIGALPFLVAGAVYFMSPDYMALLFTTMIGKVVVVGCGLWMGIGILVMRKMINFDF, encoded by the coding sequence ATGGCGACTTCTTTGCTGTTTCCCGTCTTCGTCTTCCTCCTGGCGTCCACCAGCATCGGCGGCATGATGGTGGCGGCGTTCTATCCGCGTGTCTCCAAGGCAAGCGCCTATCGCCAGAGGTTCGAGCGCATTTCGGCGCGGGCGGAAGACAAGCGAAGCGAGCCAGCGGAGACGGATGGCCGCGACCGGCGTCGGTCGGTGGAAAAGACGCTGCGCGAGATTGAGGAGAAGCGCCAGGCGAATGCGCGCAAAGGCAAGGTGACGCTTTCGGCCAGGCTCCGTCAATCCGGCCTTCATTGGTCCCGCAAGGCCTATTTTCTCGTCTGTGCCGGCGCTACGCTGGCCACCTGGGTCGTGATGCTGCTACTGCTGGGCCTCGGCGCGCTGGTGTCGGTCGGTTTCGCCATCGCGGGCGGGCTGCTCCTGCCGCACCTCTATGTGAACATGAAGCGCAATGCGCGCTTTACCCGGTTCGCTGCCGAGTTCCCGAACGCCGTCGACGTCATCGTCAGAGGGCTCAAGGCAGGCCTGCCGATGCCGGATTGCCTCAGGGTGATTGCCATGGAGGCACAGGAGCCGGTCAAGGGCGAGTTCCTCGCGATCGTTCAGGATCAGACGCTGGGAATCCCTGTGGACGAGGCCGTGAAGCGCATGAGCGAACGCATGCCACTGGCCGAAGCCAACTTCTTTGCCATCGTCGTCGCCATCCAGAGCCGCACCGGCGGCAGCCTTTCGGAAGCGCTCGGGAACCTTTCCAAGGTGCTGCGCGAGCGCAAGAAGATGAAGGGCAAGATCAAGGCGATGAGTTCGGAGGCGAAGTCCTCGGCCGGCATCATCGGTGCCTTGCCGTTTCTCGTCGCCGGCGCCGTTTATTTCATGAGCCCGGACTACATGGCGCTCCTGTTCACGACGATGATCGGTAAGGTCGTCGTCGTTGGCTGCGGCCTTTGGATGGGCATCGGCATCCTCGTCATGCGCAAGATGATCAACTTCGACTTCTGA
- a CDS encoding CheR family methyltransferase — MTRHGPSLELAEQVAGRVGLSFSASRKETVASAIDRVMVRRGIGEGRLLLDRLGSDEDLTEDVISAVTVAETHFFRGPEQFELIRQTILPELLRRRPEGSPLRIWSVGCATGEEPYSLAILCEEEGLLDGVRIDAADISRRALAAAKAGDYGEWALRNTGPRLRQRYFTSCEGRFRLNERLRRQVDFAHLNLGTDALPAPEKRLSDFDLILCRNVLVYLEASAVRRIARQLLGSLSDGGWLLTAPTDPPLWKYAPFETSITPAGIVYRRIMAPDTRKSSTACVAPVQRQTGNPVAGVPLARARAAASGKTTGDDTAEAIARQIRSRFDLGEPREAARLAARAIERHPLSAELHFLEGVSRMASGETDAAKAALRRVAYLDGKLAAAQFLLGVCLKDSDPRAALRALENALSSCLSRSPREHVELMPEATAGHLAQRARREIATIRQHLGSEAG; from the coding sequence GTGACCAGGCACGGCCCGTCGCTGGAGCTCGCTGAACAGGTTGCAGGCAGGGTCGGCCTGAGCTTCTCGGCATCCCGGAAAGAAACCGTCGCTTCGGCGATAGACCGGGTCATGGTGCGGCGCGGCATTGGCGAGGGTCGCTTGCTTCTCGACCGGCTGGGATCGGACGAGGATTTGACCGAGGACGTGATCTCCGCGGTCACAGTTGCCGAAACGCATTTCTTCCGCGGGCCCGAGCAATTCGAGCTGATACGGCAAACAATTCTCCCGGAATTGCTGCGACGTCGGCCCGAGGGGTCTCCTCTGCGAATCTGGAGCGTCGGCTGCGCGACGGGCGAGGAACCGTATTCGCTTGCCATTCTATGCGAAGAGGAAGGCCTCTTGGACGGCGTCCGGATCGATGCAGCCGATATTTCGAGGAGGGCTCTCGCCGCGGCCAAGGCTGGCGACTACGGCGAGTGGGCCTTGAGGAATACGGGCCCGAGGCTGAGGCAGCGGTATTTCACTTCGTGCGAGGGGCGTTTTCGACTGAACGAGCGATTGCGCCGGCAGGTCGACTTCGCTCATCTGAACCTCGGCACCGACGCGCTTCCGGCACCGGAAAAGCGATTGTCTGACTTCGATTTGATCCTTTGCCGCAACGTGCTCGTCTATCTCGAAGCGAGCGCAGTGCGCCGCATCGCCCGTCAGCTTCTGGGTTCCCTTTCCGATGGCGGCTGGCTGCTGACGGCCCCGACCGACCCGCCCCTGTGGAAATACGCCCCCTTCGAGACGTCGATCACGCCCGCGGGCATTGTCTACCGCCGCATCATGGCTCCGGACACACGCAAAAGCTCGACCGCGTGCGTCGCTCCCGTCCAACGCCAAACCGGCAACCCGGTCGCGGGCGTTCCGCTCGCCCGGGCTCGCGCCGCGGCCTCGGGAAAAACGACCGGCGACGATACGGCCGAGGCCATCGCCCGGCAAATCCGATCGCGTTTCGACCTGGGTGAGCCCCGCGAGGCCGCGCGCCTTGCCGCCCGAGCGATCGAGAGGCATCCGCTATCAGCGGAACTGCACTTCCTTGAAGGTGTCTCCCGGATGGCCAGCGGCGAGACCGATGCGGCGAAGGCAGCACTCCGGCGGGTGGCATATCTCGACGGCAAACTGGCGGCTGCACAGTTCTTACTCGGTGTCTGCCTCAAGGACAGCGATCCGCGGGCGGCCCTGCGCGCCCTCGAAAATGCGCTCTCGTCCTGCCTATCTCGCTCGCCGCGCGAACACGTTGAGTTGATGCCCGAGGCAACGGCCGGCCATCTGGCACAGCGTGCACGGCGAGAGATCGCCACGATACGCCAACATCTCGGGAGCGAAGCCGGATGA